The Vicia villosa cultivar HV-30 ecotype Madison, WI linkage group LG1, Vvil1.0, whole genome shotgun sequence genome includes a region encoding these proteins:
- the LOC131633317 gene encoding calmodulin-like protein 7, producing the protein MVLATLLLTVLFIAGVINIFFYMPTNKIRTFLQILFPNNVKNGCKTTKMESDANYVKEEEELKKVFSTFDKNGDGFITRQEFMESLRIFMNEKEIDDIIVKFDSNKDGLIDFDEFCLLTRECMGGGEKKEKEGVNSKERDLEELEGSLKEAFDVFDKDNDGLISEEELGFVLNALGLREGKKIEECKEMIRKVDMDGDGMVDFNEFKIMMKKGGAKLVFNA; encoded by the coding sequence ATGGTTCTTGCTACACTTTTGCTAACGGTTCTCTTCATTGCAGGTGTCATAAATATATTCTTTTACATGCCCACCAACAAAATTCGTACTTTCCTTCAAATATTGTTTCCCAACAACGTTAAGAATGGTTGCAAAACGACCAAGATGGAGAGTGATGCTAATTAtgtgaaggaagaagaagaactcaAAAAGGTGTTTTCAACTTTTGACAAGAATGGTGATGGATTCATAACAAGGCAAGAGTTTATGGAATCACTAAGGATCTTCATGAACGAGAAAGAGATTGATGATATTATTGTGAAATTTGATTCAAACAAAGATGggttgattgattttgatgagttTTGTTTGTTGACTAGAGAGTGTATGGGAGGAGGtgagaagaaagagaaagaaggTGTGAATAGCAAAGAAAGAGATTTGGAAGAATTAGAGGGTAGTTTGAAAGAGGCTTTTGATGTGTTTGATAAAgataatgatggattgatttCTGAGGAGGAGTTAGGTTTTGTTCTTAATGCATTGGGATTAAGGGAAGGGAAGAAGATTGAAGAGTGTAAAGAGATGATTAGGAAAGTTGATATGGATGGAGAtggtatggttgattttaatgagTTTAAGATAATGATGAAGAAGGGAGGAGCAAAACTTGTATTTAATGCATAA